The genomic region GGTGCGACTAAATGGGAAACAATAAGATATGTTTTAATACCTGCTGCATCCTCAGGTATTATTGCGGCTGTTATGCTTGGAATAGGAAGAGCAATTGGCGAAACGATGACTGTAATGATGGTAACGGGTAACGCAGCCCAAATTCCGAATTCATTTTTAGTGTCGGGAAGAACAATGACTGCAACTATTGCTGCAGAAATGGGTGATACGGTTAGAGGTGGCACTCACTATCATGCACTATTTGCAGTTGGTATTGTGTTGCTGTCTATGACTACAGTTATAAACTTAATCGCCGATTTTGTGCTTTCTAGAGCTAAGAGGGAGGCAAGATAATGGTTAATCAAAATAAAAAGAATATAGAACAGAAATTAGCATTTTCTATTTTAGGATTAGCAATGTTACTTGTTATAATTCCAACAGTGCTAATAATAGGATTTATTATATATAAGGGTATTGGCGCAATTAGTATTGAGTTTATTACGGCTATGCCTAGAAGAGGTATGACACAGGGAGGAATTTTCCCTGCCATAGTAGGTACCTTATACTTGGTATCAGGTACTTTAGCAGTGGCTCTTCCGTTAGGAATTGGGTCCGCAATATATCTTACGGAGTATGCAAAAAAAGGTAAGGTTTTAAAAATAGTTAGATTAGCAATTTTAAACCTAGCAGGTGTTCCATCTGTAGTCTATGGTTTATTTGGTTTAGGGCTATTCGTATTATTTTTACAGTTTGGGCAGTCCATTATAGCTGGGGCTTTAACACTAGCCTGCTTAATACTACCAGTAATAATTACAGCATCAGAGGAAGCCTTAAAAAGTGTACCCCAAAGCTATAGGGAGGCATCCTTAGCATTAGGGGCTACAAAGTGGCAAACTGTTAGAAGTGTTGTATTACCACATGCGATGCCTGGTATTTTAACAGGTGCTATATTAGGTATAGGTAGAGCTGCTGGGGAAACTGCACCTATATTATTAACGGTTGTTGCATTTTTCTTACCGAGACTTCCAAAATCAGTGCTTGATCAGGTTATGGCATTACCATACCATTTAT from Serpentinicella alkaliphila harbors:
- the pstA gene encoding phosphate ABC transporter permease PstA; this translates as MVNQNKKNIEQKLAFSILGLAMLLVIIPTVLIIGFIIYKGIGAISIEFITAMPRRGMTQGGIFPAIVGTLYLVSGTLAVALPLGIGSAIYLTEYAKKGKVLKIVRLAILNLAGVPSVVYGLFGLGLFVLFLQFGQSIIAGALTLACLILPVIITASEEALKSVPQSYREASLALGATKWQTVRSVVLPHAMPGILTGAILGIGRAAGETAPILLTVVAFFLPRLPKSVLDQVMALPYHLYIISTQIPNMPEEIKYGTALVLLGIVSIFFIIATVIRIKFKISKKA